Proteins found in one Hoplias malabaricus isolate fHopMal1 chromosome 17, fHopMal1.hap1, whole genome shotgun sequence genomic segment:
- the ano10b gene encoding anoctamin-10, protein MLSPKPQEGVCGQAEVAGSWSKVSCPCCISSKVEPLVLIQLAENVQPNTKQWIMSMISAPQKSGGAGLLAHPGEDATWGRIVVAAPRCTLLRATEDLGLCKTDKEGNMITFSFNDRDSFSNVDDMQTFLSEAERQYIVKHQLESMRAVRDQRIPGIVGDKGVLKSRQNIFQKLQKVKVILDVFPLRDEKRLKALGREWYSQKRLWGQPLDSINAYFGGSIAFYFSFLDFYTWALFPPAVLGLFIFFFLPKWGSTDVGKGESFNPEATSGSPETDSEQLSVSGLMVQAVFSMIWSTVFMELWKRRSASLSYHWGTIALTERFQEPRPDFHGELGVNPVTGRMEPLFPDWKRQMRVALVSMPVVLLFLGLVVLGMLGFYFCEGVASSFHKTHGSVITAALSYLPSVIHIVYTNMLGNAYRNVAQQLTEYENHREESSFQNHHTTKVLVFTFFNNFAVLFHIAFFKQDLNLLRKRLSSLLILSQAVNQFTEVLVPYIVDRLYSSPEKELKEDDPEADHLQAEGSLPPFPGLFAEYIELLVQFGYLSLFSCVYPLTAVFLLLNNITEIRGDAYKICCLFRKPFSPPEGSIGVWQVAFEVLGFASVVSNCWLLLLAPRTKALTQEAGLSPAAVLVYAVIVEHVLIIVKLILAFMIPDEPDWVRIQREKIEYRSMKAASQQKVPRAQVPELPPSKS, encoded by the exons ATGTTGTCTCCAAAGCCACAGGAGGGCGTCTGTGGCCAGGCGGAGGTGGCAGGGTCGTGGTCTAAGGTCAGTTGCCCCTGTTGCATTTCCAGCAAGGTGGAGCCGCTGGTTCTGATCCAGTTGGCTGAGAACGTCCAGCCCAACACCAAGCAGTGGATCATGTCTATGATCTCCGCACCTCAGAAGTCAGGAG GGGCAGGATTGTTGGCCCACCCTGGCGAGGATGCCACTTGGGGACGTATTGTGGTGGCGGCCCCTCGCTGCACCCTGCTAAGAGCCACAGAGGACCTGGGTCTGTGCAAAACCGACAAAGAGGGAAACATGATCACATTCTCCTTTAATGATCGAGACAGCTTCAGCAACGTCG ATGACATGCAGACGTTTCTGAGTGAAGCGGAGAGACAGTACATTGTTAAACATCAGCTGGAGTCCATGAGAGCTGTGAGGGACCAGCGCATCCCTGGAATAGTGGGGGACAAGGGCGTCCTCAAATCCAGACAGAACATCT TCCAGAAGCTGCAGAAAGTAAAAGTAATCCTAGATGTTTTCCCCCTGCGTGATGAGAAGAGGCTAAAAGCTCTCGGACGTGAATGGTACTCTCAGAAGCGCCTTTGGGGACAGCCtttag ACTCAATTAATGCTTACTTTGGAGGCTCCATCGCATTTTACTTCAGTTTTTTGGACTTCTACACATGGGCTTTGTTCCCCCCAGCAGTTCTGGgcctcttcatcttcttcttcctccCCAAGTGGGGGTCTACTGATGTGGGTAAAGGAGAGTCCTTTAACCCTGAGGCTACGTCTGGATCTCCAGAAACAGACAGTGAGCAGCTGTCAGTCAGTGGCCTGATGGTGCAGGCTGTTTTCAGCATGATCTGGTCCACCGTGTTCATGGAGCTTTGGAAGAGACGCAGTGCATCTCTCTCGTACCACTGGGGGACCATCGCACTGACCGAACGTTTCCAG GAGCCACGACCAGATTTTCACGGTGAACTGGGGGTCAACCCCGTAACGGGCCGGATGGAGCCACTCTTTCCGGATTGGAAGAGGCAGATGAGGGTGGCGCTGGTGTCCATGCCTGTGGTGCTGCTCTTCCTGGGGCTGGTGGTCCTTGGTATGCTGGGGTTTTATTTCTGCGAGGGAGTGGCGAGCAGCTTCCATAAGACGCATGGCTCAGTCATCACAGCCGCACTGTCCTACCTGCCCTCCGTCATCCACATCGTCTACACCAACATGCTGGGGAACGCCTACAGGAATGTGGCCCAGCAGCTGACGGAGTACG AGAACCACAGAGAGGAATCATCCTTCCAGAATCATCACACCACTAAAGTTCTGGTG tTCACCTTTTTCAATAACTTTGCAGTGCTGTTCCACATTGCCTTCTTCAAACAGGACCTTAATCTCCTGCGCAAG AGACTGTCCTCGCTGCTTATACTTTCTCAGGCAGTGAATCAGTTCACTGAGGTTCTGGTGCCTTATATTGTGGATCGTCTCTACAGCTCGCCGGAGAAGGAACTGAAGGAGGACGATCCAGAAGCGGACCACCTGCAGGCTGAGGGCAGCCTGCCCCCGTTCCCT ggtctGTTTGCTGAGTATATCGAGCTGCTGGTGCAGTTTGGTTACTTGAGTTTGTTCTCCTGCGTGTATCCGCTCACCGCCGTCTTTCTGCTGCTGAATAACATCACGGAGATCCGCGGAGACGCCTATAAAATCTGCTGCCTGTTCAGAAAGCCCTTCTCGCCGCCTGAGGGCAGCATTGGGGTGTGGCAG GTTGCTTTTGAGGTGTTGGGGTTTGCATCCGTGGTGTCAAACTGCTGGCTGCTGCTTCTGGCTCCTCGGACCAAAGCCTTAACCCAGGAGGCCGGGCTCAGTCCCGCTGCTGTGCTCGTCTACGCCGTTATCGTGGAG CATGTTCTGATCATTGTGAAGCTCATTTTGGCTTTCATGATACCTGACGAACCAGACTGGGTCCGAATCCAAAGGGAAAAGATTGAATATCGCTCCATGAAGGCTGCCAGCCAACAG aAAGTGCCACGTGCCCAGGTCCCTGAGCTTCCTCCATCTAAATCCTGA